Genomic segment of Nothobranchius furzeri strain GRZ-AD chromosome 12, NfurGRZ-RIMD1, whole genome shotgun sequence:
CGTTAGTGTCTGTGGAAGAACCGGTAGTTCGGCTGCGTCCGGTCGGGGATGGATGCAGGCGGACCGGACCGTTTGACGGTTTTGATGCTCGATCCGCGTCACGAGCTGGAGGTTCACGGTGTGTGGTGATGGGGGTGTCAGGCAGCCCCCCGGTGTGTAATAAACGCGTCAAGAGGGGAGCTTTCACCGGACCGGGCCAGACCTACAGCCGGTTTCTGCTCGCTGCGGTTCGGGCTCTATTTTTAGCATGTGCCGCTGCTGCTAGCACGCCTGCTACCAAAATTAGGCAGACGGCCACATTTGGACCCACCCCCCATCCCAGCTGACGGGTCAGAAGCTAACACGGTTAGCTTGCCCACCCAGGCTCAGAAACACGGGTCCTGCTGAATTTAGCCGAACGATTGTGTTAGTGGTCGGGTTCCGAGGCACCGAAGCGCCAGCAGCGTTTGAACGGTTTGTAATGAAATTGGGACTGATCTGAAGTCGGTGCCTAGCTCCATGGGTGTCCCAGTGATGAACAGCAGTTGGTCTCGGATCAGCTTTCACTCAGCACCTCAAAATAAAGAGATCATTTTAAACCAAACTAACACAAATATGTCAGAATAAAGGAGGTTATCAGGTGATTTCATCtgaattacaactaaaatattaaACTGGGAGAAAATGAAATAGAATCACAAATTAATAGAGCTGTAGCAAGAAATTTAAAGGACTCATGAGCAAACACAAGTTTATTAGTTCAGGTTGAATGTGGATATCTTCGGTTCTAGAATGGGCTCAAGTCCAGTTTGTAAAAGCTCAGCAGTGTGTTTGTTTTCAGGTTAAAATAACCAAACACAGTTTTAAAACAGCAACTGCAGCTTTTACAGCCGCTTTACCTTTTATCCCACCAGGTTTAAAACCCAGACTATAAAGGAACAATAAACGAGTCAGCTGCACAGGTAGCGTTTGAACTAGCTTTAGCTGACTTCCCAGTATTTGTGCACAATTTAACGGTTTTTGGGTCTTTTCTTCAGGCATTTGTGTTTTAAGAGCTGCTGATTAGAGCTTTTCAGTGGTTGTGTCAGAGACGTGGTCAGAAGGACTCCTTCCTTtctgatgtcatcatctgacctGCCTGGAATCCCTGGTGAAATCTGAGCATGCTCAGTGCAGCTCAGCTGTTCCTCAGGAGGACAAGACCACCCCCCACCCAATTTGTCTTTAAGTCTCCATTGGAGCATGAAAATGGCTGCAGCTTATAGAAGTTTGCATCATTTTGACATTAAAATGTGGCCAAAACAAAGCGATCCCTGCAGAAGAGCGTTAGTCGTAACCCTCGAGCTGCAGGGACCAGTTATCTTTGTGGTATTTGTGTTTGAACCAGAACCAAACCAGTCACATTGCGACCAAGTTGTAGTGTTAACTCATCATAGCTTCAGGGAGAAAACTCCTGCAGGGGGTTTTAAACTGGAAAAGAATCGAGTCAATCCAGGCACACACacccacgcgcgcgcacacacaccctGCAGAAGGAAACAAACTTGACTTTCACTTGCAGAAAGATGCATGAAAGAACCAGGAAGTGTGACAGGTTGGGTCTGACACCAGATTCTCCTTGACGAGGCGTAGAGTCATGACCTCTCATCGTCAGGCTGATCGGATCTCAGATGGGTTCTGATCAGCTTTCATGTGCTTGTTGACATAATGTGATTTGGGAAAACTGAGCTGGTTTTATTTGATCAGATTTATCTGAATTAAAACGAGTTTCCCATATTTCCTATTCTGACTTCAGAGAAGAAGGCCGCTGTTTCTGTGCTCCTTTATTGATGACTGGGTTGTATTTCTTGGTAGTGGTGGATCTCCTGTACTGGCGTGATGTGAAGACGACGGGTGTGGTGTTCGGCGCCAccttgctgctgctgctctccCTGACAGTGTGCAGCATCGTGAGTGTCTGCTCCTACATCGGCCTGGCTCTGCTCTCCGTCACCATCTGCTTCAGGATATACAAAGGCATCCTGCAGGCCATCCAGAAGTCCGACGAGGGGCACCCCTTCAAGTGAGTCTGTGTGTGATCTGTAGCGATCATCCTTCTGTCCGTTTTctgttcaaaataaaacaatgaaaaagCGACCAAACGTAGTCTCAAACCGTAAAAACTGAACAGCTTTTGTTTTTCATTAAGAAATGAACTCAAACGTTCCTCACCTGGAGGTCTTCTGTGTAGACCTTCAGGTCAGGGGCTCTTCCCTTCTCGTACGACCTGAGCCAGTTTGATTCGTTGTTTGGTGGACTGAGTTGTggttagagagggagagagagagagggggaggaagGGGGTAATAGCGCGGAACGTTTCGGTGCTGTGCACGGGCTGtgagagtgggcgtggccagctgcaGTATTACAACGCTGGGCCAAACCTTCATACAGGTGCTACTGTTGCCAGGCAACTGCACTGTCACCAGTTCCATATGTGCTTTACCCGAGCAAACCTTTAGTTTTACCTGCTGGTATCGTTCCGTTGGTTCTTTAACTCGTTATTCTGGCTGCTGAACAGAACCTGACGAGTCACTGCGCATCAGAGGCTAGTTAACTCTGATTAACACAAACACTCAGACTTTTAGTCACTTGTTCACTCATAGCCAGGCTCTCAAGCAGCTTAGGTACAGGTTTCTGGGCATTTGGACCTGACCTGGTGGTAGATATAAGcaaggatgtaattttcactttagaagtgtgggggaacacggggtgggggggtgggggggggaatctttacagtatgttctaatgggaaacaggcttcaacacaaacggttgttttccgctcggtcctagagctcaaccagtgtcaatttaatatagcgtaatattgtttttggatggtaaaaagtgcaggggtcaaaacttgactttggaaaaagtgggggggacatgtccccctgtcccccccccaaaattacgtccatggatatGAGTCTCAACCCAGCTCAGAATGCACCTATGTGTGTTCCTCAGCACCACTACCAGCTTTGCATGAACCCTGTTCTCCTGCCCCCCCAGGCAGTACCTGGACCAGGAAGTGGCCCTGTCCAAGGATGTGGTCCATAAGTACAGCGACGTGGCTCTGGAGAAACTCAACAAGACTATCGGtgaactcagacacctgtttctggtGGAGGACCTGGTTGACTCCATCAAGGTGAGAAGACTCTGACCTGCT
This window contains:
- the rtn4a gene encoding reticulon-4a isoform X6, which translates into the protein MDAKRVVDLLYWRDVKTTGVVFGATLLLLLSLTVCSIVSVCSYIGLALLSVTICFRIYKGILQAIQKSDEGHPFKQYLDQEVALSKDVVHKYSDVALEKLNKTIGELRHLFLVEDLVDSIKFAVLMWILTYVGALFNGLTLLILGLVAAFSCPIIYEKHQTQIDHYLALVNNQIKDIVGKVQAKVPGLKRKTE
- the rtn4a gene encoding reticulon-4a isoform X5; the protein is MENNSVEKEPITKHWREQVVDLLYWRDVKTTGVVFGATLLLLLSLTVCSIVSVCSYIGLALLSVTICFRIYKGILQAIQKSDEGHPFKQYLDQEVALSKDVVHKYSDVALEKLNKTIGELRHLFLVEDLVDSIKFAVLMWILTYVGALFNGLTLLILGLVAAFSCPIIYEKHQTQIDHYLALVNNQIKDIVGKVQAKVPGLKRKTE